In the Nicotiana tabacum cultivar K326 chromosome 16, ASM71507v2, whole genome shotgun sequence genome, one interval contains:
- the LOC107800636 gene encoding branched-chain-amino-acid aminotransferase 2, chloroplastic-like, whose protein sequence is MIRGAAIFRKLYQSSALSSKVTARYYTAQAAFYSDDESADIDWDNLGFHLMQTDFMYVTKSSEDGTFRQGQLNRYGNIQLSPSAGVLNYGQGLFEGIKAYRREDGRIFLFRPHQNAIRMQFGAERMCMASPTTDQFVDAVKQTALANKRWIPPPGKGSLYIRPLLIGSGPILGLAPAPEYTFLVYACPVGNYFKQGTAPLNLYVEEDVHRASRGGAGGVKSITNYAPVLKAMKNAKEKGYSDVLYLDAVNKKYIEEVSSCNIFLVKGNVVSTPIAKGTILEGVTRKSIMEIALDLGYKVEERSIEADELITADEVFCTGTAVGVAPVGSITYKGQRIEYKISSDLTCKQFYSRLVGIQRGVIADERDWIVEIE, encoded by the exons ATGATTCGAGGGGCTGCAATTTTTCGTAAATTATATCAATCTTCAGCTTTATCTTCAAAG GTTACAGCAAGATACTATACAGCTCAGGCTGCATTTTACAG TGATGACGAGTCTGCGGATATTGACTGGGATAATCTTGGATTCCATTTGATGCAAACTGATTTTATGTACGTAACAAAAAGCTCTGAAGACGGAACTTTTAGACAAGGACAGCTTAATCGTTATGGGAATATCCAATTAAGCCCCTCTGCTGGTGTACTGAACTATGGACag GGTTTGTTTGAAGGTATAAAAGCGTATAGAAGAGAGGACGGACGGATATTTCTATTTCGCCCTCATCAGAATGCAATTAGAATGCAGTTTGGTGCAGAAAGAATGTGCATGGCTTCCCCTACCACTGATCAATTTGTCGATGCTGTTAAGCAAACTGCTCTCGCTAACAAGCGTTGG ATTCCTCCTCCTGGAAAAGGGTCTCTTTATATTAGGCCTCTGTTAATAGGGAGTGGACCCATTTTGGGTTTGGCTCCCGCACCTGAGTACACTTTCCTTGTCTATGCCTGCCCTGTTGGTAATTATTTTAAG CAAGGAACAGCGCCATTGAACTTGTATGTGGAGGAAGACGTTCATCGCGCCTCACGTGGTGGAGCTGGTGGAGTCAAAAGCATTACTAACTATGCTCCC GTTTTAAAAGCGATGAAGAATGCAAAGGAGAAAGGATATTCAGATGTACTATATCTTGACGCAGTAAATAAGAAATATATTGAAGAGGTCTCTTCTTGTAATATTTTCCTTGTTAAGGGAAATGTAGTTTCAACTCCAATAGCCAAAGGAACTATTCTTGAAGGAGTGACACGAAAAAGTATTATGGAGATTGCACTTGATTTAGGTTACAAGGTTGAAGAACGTTCAATTGAAGCTGATGAATTAATTACTGCTGATGAAGTATTTTGTACGGGAACTGCAGTTGGTGTTGCTCCTGTTGGAAGTATTACTTACAAAGGCCAAAG GATTGAGTATAAAATAAGCTCAGATCTAACGTGCAAGCAATTTTATTCGAGATTAGTAGGGATTCAAAGAGGTGTTATCGCCGATGAAAGGGACTGGATCGTTGAGATTGAATGA